In one window of Haloprofundus halophilus DNA:
- a CDS encoding MATE family efflux transporter — translation MSLLDRIDSVFKGPEDVDLTSGGIVKPLFYLSLPIVLTNLMQTAYNLADTFWLGQYDTAALAAISFAFPMVFLLISIGTGFSVAGSVLVAQHTGANDEEKAEYAASQTVTFSLLAALVLGLVGFVFVEQLLSVFGASPEVLPMATSYMQVISLGLMFMFGFFVFVALMRGYGDTVTPMLVMFGSVVLNIFLDPFLIFGFDDNPLFAMLGAESLQTTLFAATGYTGSGITGAAVATIFSRALALAVGLAIMFNGTRGVEIHLRDMAPNFGYARKLLAIGLPASVEGSGRAISINLLLIVVGLFSTNVVAAYGVGTRVLSVIFLPALAVARGVETMTGQNIGANKPDRAEKAANSAALTMFVVLSALGVLTWFGARPIVGVFTDNQEVISIGAEFLRYVAPTFGFIGIVQSFVGSFRGAGKTVVAAVISVSMLGLVRLPVAFFGAADFGLGLGSSGIWLGFAVSNVVGGVIAILWYRRGTWRDVDISSDRSVPSVEAEPTDD, via the coding sequence GTGAGCTTGCTCGACCGCATCGACAGCGTGTTCAAAGGCCCCGAGGACGTCGACCTCACCTCCGGCGGCATCGTGAAACCGCTGTTCTACCTCTCTTTGCCCATCGTCCTCACGAACCTGATGCAGACGGCGTACAACCTCGCGGACACGTTCTGGCTCGGCCAGTACGACACCGCCGCGCTCGCGGCCATCAGTTTCGCGTTCCCGATGGTGTTTCTGCTCATCTCCATCGGGACGGGCTTCTCCGTCGCCGGGAGCGTCCTCGTCGCCCAGCACACCGGCGCGAACGACGAGGAGAAAGCGGAGTACGCGGCGTCGCAGACGGTGACGTTCTCGCTTCTCGCCGCGCTCGTCCTCGGACTGGTCGGCTTCGTCTTCGTCGAGCAACTGCTGAGCGTCTTCGGGGCCTCCCCCGAGGTGCTCCCGATGGCGACGAGCTACATGCAGGTCATCTCGCTCGGCCTCATGTTCATGTTCGGCTTCTTCGTCTTCGTCGCGCTGATGCGCGGCTACGGCGACACCGTCACGCCGATGCTCGTCATGTTCGGCTCCGTCGTCCTCAACATCTTCCTCGACCCGTTTCTCATCTTCGGGTTCGACGACAACCCGCTGTTCGCGATGCTCGGCGCGGAGAGCCTCCAGACGACGCTGTTCGCCGCGACGGGGTACACCGGGTCGGGCATCACCGGCGCCGCCGTCGCCACCATCTTCTCGCGGGCGCTCGCGCTGGCCGTCGGGTTGGCTATCATGTTCAACGGCACCCGCGGCGTGGAGATCCACCTCCGCGACATGGCTCCGAACTTCGGCTACGCGCGGAAGCTGCTCGCCATCGGCCTCCCAGCGTCCGTCGAGGGTTCCGGCCGAGCCATCTCCATCAACCTGCTGCTCATCGTCGTCGGGCTGTTCTCGACGAACGTCGTCGCCGCCTACGGCGTCGGGACGCGGGTGCTGTCGGTCATCTTCCTGCCGGCGCTCGCCGTCGCCCGCGGCGTCGAGACGATGACCGGTCAGAACATCGGGGCGAACAAGCCCGACCGCGCCGAGAAGGCCGCCAACAGCGCCGCGCTGACGATGTTCGTCGTCCTCTCGGCGTTGGGCGTGCTCACCTGGTTCGGTGCCCGACCCATCGTCGGCGTGTTCACCGACAACCAGGAGGTCATCAGCATCGGCGCGGAGTTCCTCCGCTACGTCGCGCCGACGTTCGGATTCATCGGCATCGTCCAGTCGTTCGTCGGTAGCTTCCGCGGCGCGGGCAAGACCGTCGTCGCCGCCGTCATCTCGGTGTCGATGCTCGGCCTCGTCCGCCTCCCGGTGGCCTTCTTCGGAGCGGCCGACTTCGGACTCGGCCTCGGGTCGTCGGGTATCTGGCTCGGATTCGCCGTCTCGAACGTCGTCGGGGGCGTCATCGCCATCCTCTGGTACCGCCGGGGGACGTGGCGCGATGTCGACATCTCGTCGGACCGGAGCGTGCCGAGCGTCGAAGCCGAACCGACAGACGACTGA
- the gcvPA gene encoding aminomethyl-transferring glycine dehydrogenase subunit GcvPA: protein MTRERGSPYAPHAEGETAAMLDAVGVDDEEALFDIPEGVRFDGEFGIEPRSEQALRRELTALLGRNDDLTEFMGRGHYDHYVPSIVDNLSQRAEFLTSYTQYQPEITQGFLQALFEYQSMLVELTGLPVANCSMYDSATALAEAARLADRVRQASGTRVFVPEFLRSGKRGVLDNYLAGTEMTVETYPMDDGNVDVEALAELVDDETAMVYAENPTVRGSIEERLAEIGELASENDALFCLGTDLVALALLEEPASVGADVVVGEAGVLGLPNAYGMGLGLFATREEYLRQVPGRLVGVSEDAADRRAYTLTLQTREQHIRRERATSNICTNQAWVALRAAIHLAWLGPSELVDLAEDCVRDAAALAERLDALVGLKAPVHDRHHFREFVVRCDQPAAAIAGDLETEGYAVHVVGEHLLQVCITDANAHKADELVAAFEGVL from the coding sequence ATGACGCGAGAACGAGGCAGTCCGTACGCACCGCACGCGGAGGGCGAGACCGCCGCGATGCTCGACGCCGTCGGCGTCGACGACGAGGAGGCGCTGTTCGACATCCCCGAGGGCGTTCGCTTCGACGGCGAGTTCGGCATCGAACCGCGAAGCGAGCAGGCGCTTCGGCGCGAACTGACGGCGCTGCTCGGGAGAAACGACGACCTCACGGAGTTCATGGGACGCGGGCACTACGACCACTACGTCCCCTCCATCGTCGACAACCTCTCGCAGCGCGCGGAGTTCCTGACGAGCTACACCCAGTACCAGCCCGAGATCACGCAGGGGTTCCTGCAGGCGCTGTTCGAGTACCAGTCGATGCTGGTCGAACTCACCGGGCTTCCGGTGGCGAACTGCTCGATGTACGACTCGGCGACGGCGCTCGCCGAGGCCGCTCGTCTCGCGGACCGAGTTCGACAGGCCAGCGGCACGCGGGTATTCGTCCCCGAGTTCCTGCGCTCGGGCAAGCGCGGCGTCCTCGACAACTACCTCGCCGGGACGGAGATGACCGTCGAGACGTACCCGATGGACGACGGCAACGTCGACGTCGAGGCGCTCGCCGAACTCGTCGACGACGAGACGGCGATGGTCTACGCGGAGAACCCGACGGTTCGCGGGAGTATCGAGGAGCGACTCGCCGAGATCGGCGAACTCGCCTCGGAGAACGACGCGCTGTTCTGTCTCGGCACGGACCTCGTCGCGCTCGCGCTCCTCGAAGAACCCGCGAGCGTCGGCGCTGACGTCGTCGTCGGCGAGGCCGGCGTGCTCGGCCTTCCGAACGCGTACGGCATGGGTCTCGGCCTGTTCGCCACGCGCGAGGAGTATCTCCGACAGGTTCCCGGCCGCCTCGTCGGCGTGAGCGAAGACGCTGCCGACAGGCGCGCGTACACGCTGACGCTGCAGACGCGCGAGCAGCACATCCGCCGCGAGCGTGCCACGAGTAACATCTGCACGAATCAGGCGTGGGTGGCGCTCCGCGCGGCCATCCACCTCGCGTGGCTCGGCCCCTCGGAACTCGTCGACCTCGCGGAGGACTGCGTCCGCGACGCGGCCGCCCTCGCAGAGCGCCTCGACGCGCTCGTGGGGCTCAAAGCGCCGGTGCACGACCGCCACCACTTCCGCGAGTTCGTCGTCCGCTGCGACCAGCCGGCGGCGGCCATCGCCGGGGACCTCGAAACCGAGGGATACGCGGTCCACGTCGTCGGCGAACACCTCCTACAGGTGTGTATCACCGACGCGAACGCGCACAAGGCGGACGAACTCGTCGCGGCCTTCGAGGGGGTGCTCTGA
- the ilvA gene encoding threonine ammonia-lyase, translating to MTEELVTRGDVEAAAERLDGVVKRTPVDSSRTFAERCGADSVHLKLESLQRTGSFKIRGASNRIAQLSESELDGGIVAASGGNHAQGVASAAAAHGADATIVMPEVTPMAKIEATRGYGAEVVVHGDVYQESYERAMAIAEERGATFVHPFDDRAVIAGQGTVGLEIVEDVPDVDTVVVAIGGGGLISGIATAVKAHTDARVVGVQTEGCAHMSESLERGEVYERDSIDTITEGIAASKTEAYTFRHVSERVDEVVNVTDADVTAAMALLAERSKLVTESAGAVALAALVGDYLDVTGETVAVPVCGANIDLTQFADYAKAGLAELGRYRTLRLTVDDWPGSLGAVAEAVEGAGATVDEISRLPPRSGVDPAQTELSVAVEGSGPDHLDRVVAALDERPEVGTVD from the coding sequence ATGACCGAAGAACTCGTGACGCGAGGCGACGTCGAAGCGGCCGCGGAACGCCTCGACGGCGTCGTCAAGCGCACGCCCGTCGATAGCTCCCGTACGTTCGCCGAGCGCTGCGGAGCCGACAGCGTCCACCTCAAACTCGAATCGCTCCAGCGAACGGGATCGTTCAAGATCCGCGGCGCGTCGAACCGCATCGCTCAGTTGAGCGAATCCGAACTCGACGGCGGCATCGTCGCGGCCAGCGGCGGCAACCACGCGCAGGGCGTCGCGTCGGCGGCGGCGGCCCACGGCGCGGACGCGACTATCGTGATGCCCGAGGTGACGCCGATGGCGAAGATCGAGGCGACGCGGGGCTACGGCGCGGAGGTCGTTGTCCACGGCGACGTGTACCAGGAGTCGTACGAGCGAGCGATGGCTATCGCCGAGGAGCGGGGCGCGACGTTCGTCCACCCGTTCGACGACCGCGCGGTCATCGCCGGGCAGGGAACCGTCGGGCTCGAAATCGTCGAGGACGTGCCCGACGTCGACACCGTCGTCGTCGCCATCGGTGGCGGGGGGCTCATCTCGGGCATCGCAACGGCGGTAAAAGCGCACACCGACGCGCGGGTCGTCGGTGTCCAGACCGAGGGCTGCGCGCACATGAGCGAGTCGCTCGAACGGGGCGAGGTGTACGAGCGCGACTCCATCGACACCATCACCGAGGGCATCGCGGCCAGCAAGACGGAAGCGTACACGTTCCGGCACGTCAGCGAACGCGTCGACGAAGTGGTGAACGTCACCGACGCCGACGTAACCGCGGCGATGGCGCTCCTCGCCGAGCGTTCGAAACTCGTCACCGAATCGGCCGGAGCCGTCGCCCTCGCGGCGCTGGTCGGCGACTACCTCGACGTGACCGGCGAGACGGTGGCGGTGCCGGTCTGCGGCGCGAACATCGACCTCACGCAGTTCGCCGACTACGCCAAAGCCGGCCTCGCCGAACTGGGGCGATACCGGACGCTTCGGCTGACCGTCGACGACTGGCCGGGGTCGCTGGGTGCCGTGGCCGAAGCCGTCGAAGGGGCGGGTGCGACCGTCGACGAGATATCGCGTCTGCCGCCGCGCTCGGGCGTCGACCCGGCGCAGACGGAACTCTCCGTGGCCGTCGAGGGCAGCGGTCCCGACCACCTCGACCGGGTCGTCGCCGCGCTGGACGAACGTCCGGAAGTCGGCACCGTCGACTGA
- a CDS encoding DUF7577 domain-containing protein, translating into MELLFRVLVAGFVIVAPSALFLGLWHGLHTLRDDRLVERLLDETDEEFGRSGLFALTPTARRSRRSGAVACRACGTPNPRGVRFCHGCLSKLDTA; encoded by the coding sequence ATGGAACTGCTGTTTCGGGTACTGGTCGCCGGGTTCGTCATCGTCGCGCCGTCGGCGCTGTTTCTCGGTCTCTGGCACGGCCTCCACACGCTCCGAGACGACCGCCTCGTCGAGCGACTGCTCGACGAGACCGACGAGGAGTTCGGGCGCAGCGGCCTGTTCGCTCTGACGCCGACGGCGCGCCGCAGTCGACGCTCCGGCGCGGTCGCCTGCAGAGCGTGCGGGACACCGAATCCGCGCGGCGTTCGCTTCTGTCACGGCTGTCTGTCGAAACTCGACACCGCGTAG
- a CDS encoding DUF7282 domain-containing protein, which translates to MKQSTIRRTALTAVVAFTVLAATMALLAPATTGTVAAQSDGTANDSANGTATLEYNDQTVENQSVVVEEANLSNGGYVAIFDEGGNLVGHSDYLESGEQTNVTVSLNDSFTGDQVTIATAYTDDGDEAFNESADAPYRENGAPISSTAYVTSDGTSGETTTSAGDETTTEDGESSEETTTESSETAEDDGADEATEDGETSTDGPGFGVVVALVGLLGAVAVALRRV; encoded by the coding sequence ATGAAGCAATCTACAATCCGACGCACCGCGTTGACCGCCGTCGTGGCGTTCACCGTGCTCGCCGCGACGATGGCCCTCCTCGCACCCGCGACGACGGGGACGGTCGCTGCACAGTCTGACGGAACCGCGAACGACTCCGCGAACGGAACCGCGACGCTCGAATACAACGACCAGACCGTCGAGAACCAGAGCGTCGTCGTCGAGGAGGCGAACCTCTCGAACGGCGGTTACGTCGCCATCTTCGACGAGGGCGGCAACCTCGTCGGCCACTCCGACTACCTCGAATCGGGCGAGCAGACGAACGTCACGGTGTCGCTCAACGACTCGTTCACCGGCGACCAGGTGACCATCGCGACCGCGTACACCGACGACGGTGACGAGGCGTTCAACGAGTCCGCAGACGCCCCGTACCGAGAGAACGGCGCGCCCATCAGCAGCACGGCGTACGTGACCAGCGACGGTACGAGCGGTGAAACCACCACGTCGGCGGGCGACGAGACGACTACCGAAGACGGTGAGAGCTCCGAGGAGACGACGACCGAATCCTCCGAAACCGCCGAAGACGACGGTGCCGACGAGGCGACCGAAGACGGCGAAACCAGCACCGATGGACCCGGCTTCGGCGTCGTCGTGGCGCTCGTCGGTCTCCTGGGTGCGGTTGCGGTCGCACTCCGTCGCGTCTAA
- the gcvPB gene encoding aminomethyl-transferring glycine dehydrogenase subunit GcvPB, with translation MIHDQARYVENGQYEPLLSEKGTSEVDVGGDDSPLPDDLTRDSVELPALSEPELARHYTRLSQMNWSIDSGPYPLGSCTMKYNPKFTEEVAADPKGAVHPDRSARSVQGSLGLLHGLQEYLARIGGMDAVTLQPPAGAAGEFAGILVAKAYHEANGEDRDEVIIPASAHGTNFASAAMAGYDVVELPSAEDGRVDVEALEAAVGDDTAALMLTNPNTVGLFERDIERIAETVHDAGGLLYYDGANLNALLGRARPGDMGFDIMHYNVHKTFATPHGGGGPGAGPVGVVDELAEFLPAPRVRERSSGSGYELFDPERSVGKVHGFQGNWLVLVKAYAYIARLGDEGLLDASAKAVLNANYLGSQVEFDIPYGPFHHEFAATAGEKDAADVAKRMLDYGVHPPTTKWPEMVPEAMLTEPTEIETKKSLDDLAAAFNAAAGDDEETLADAPSRTTARRIDQVSAARNPRLSWQALDGDE, from the coding sequence ATGATTCACGACCAGGCGAGATACGTCGAGAACGGTCAGTACGAACCGCTGCTGTCGGAGAAAGGGACGAGCGAGGTCGACGTCGGCGGCGACGACTCGCCGCTTCCCGACGACCTGACGCGCGACTCCGTCGAGCTCCCGGCGCTCTCGGAACCCGAGTTGGCCCGTCACTACACGCGGCTCTCGCAGATGAACTGGAGCATCGACAGCGGACCGTACCCGCTCGGCTCCTGTACGATGAAGTACAACCCCAAGTTCACCGAGGAGGTCGCCGCCGACCCCAAGGGCGCGGTGCATCCCGACCGCTCGGCGCGGAGCGTGCAGGGGAGCCTCGGACTGCTCCACGGCTTGCAGGAGTACCTCGCCAGAATCGGCGGCATGGACGCCGTCACGCTCCAACCGCCCGCCGGGGCCGCCGGCGAGTTCGCGGGCATCCTCGTCGCGAAGGCGTACCACGAGGCCAACGGCGAGGACAGAGACGAGGTTATCATCCCCGCCAGCGCCCACGGCACGAACTTCGCCAGCGCGGCGATGGCCGGCTACGACGTGGTCGAACTCCCCTCCGCCGAGGACGGCCGCGTCGACGTCGAGGCGCTCGAAGCCGCCGTCGGCGACGACACCGCGGCGCTGATGCTGACGAACCCGAACACCGTCGGACTGTTCGAGCGCGACATCGAGCGGATCGCGGAGACGGTCCACGACGCGGGCGGGTTGCTCTACTACGACGGTGCGAACCTCAACGCGTTGCTCGGCCGCGCTCGGCCGGGCGACATGGGGTTCGACATCATGCACTACAACGTCCACAAGACGTTCGCGACGCCGCACGGCGGCGGCGGTCCCGGCGCCGGTCCGGTCGGCGTCGTCGACGAACTCGCCGAGTTCCTCCCCGCGCCGCGGGTGCGCGAGCGGTCGTCCGGCTCCGGCTACGAGCTGTTCGACCCCGAGCGGTCGGTCGGGAAAGTCCACGGCTTCCAAGGTAACTGGCTCGTGCTCGTCAAGGCGTACGCCTACATCGCGCGTCTCGGCGATGAGGGACTGCTCGACGCGAGCGCCAAGGCCGTGCTGAACGCGAACTACCTCGGTTCGCAGGTGGAGTTCGACATCCCGTACGGCCCGTTCCACCACGAGTTCGCGGCCACCGCCGGCGAGAAGGACGCCGCCGACGTGGCGAAGCGGATGCTCGACTACGGCGTCCACCCGCCGACGACGAAGTGGCCCGAGATGGTGCCGGAGGCGATGCTGACGGAACCGACCGAGATAGAGACGAAGAAGTCGCTCGACGACCTCGCCGCGGCGTTCAACGCCGCCGCCGGCGACGACGAGGAGACGCTCGCCGACGCGCCGTCGCGGACGACCGCCCGACGCATCGACCAGGTGAGCGCCGCGCGCAATCCGCGACTGTCGTGGCAGGCGCTCGACGGCGACGAGTAA
- a CDS encoding TetR/AcrR family transcriptional regulator, whose product MSEDTTDELMRATYRALCERGYAALTMRDIADECSKSKATLHYHFDGKHDLLVSFLEFLDERFARKIAAIDADDPTTELFALLDVACPSAESDDAGEFQTAMLELTAQAPYEEEYRERLLAFESRLRAEFEGVIDSGVESGAFDGDVDPERTAEFLLTAIDGAQTRRVAVGHDADKMRQMIYDYVQTTVLADESPRRTEVRAE is encoded by the coding sequence ATGAGCGAGGACACTACGGACGAACTGATGCGCGCGACGTACCGCGCGCTCTGCGAGCGGGGGTACGCCGCGTTGACGATGCGCGACATCGCCGACGAGTGCTCGAAGAGCAAAGCGACTCTCCACTACCACTTCGACGGCAAACACGACCTCCTGGTCTCGTTTCTGGAGTTCCTCGACGAGCGGTTCGCCCGGAAAATCGCGGCCATCGACGCCGACGACCCGACGACGGAACTGTTCGCACTCCTCGACGTCGCCTGTCCGTCCGCCGAAAGCGACGACGCCGGCGAGTTTCAGACGGCGATGCTCGAACTGACCGCACAGGCCCCGTACGAAGAGGAGTACCGAGAGCGACTGCTCGCCTTCGAGAGCCGCCTTCGCGCGGAGTTCGAGGGAGTCATCGACTCCGGCGTCGAGTCGGGCGCGTTCGACGGCGACGTCGACCCCGAACGGACCGCCGAGTTCCTCCTCACCGCCATCGACGGCGCGCAGACCAGGCGGGTCGCGGTCGGTCACGACGCAGACAAGATGAGACAGATGATATACGACTACGTACAGACGACCGTGTTAGCGGACGAATCGCCGAGACGAACCGAGGTGCGCGCCGAGTGA
- the gcvH gene encoding glycine cleavage system protein GcvH — protein MFEVPDDLRYMESHEWTSTDDVARIGITDFAQDELGDVVFVELPDEGSELTKGDEFGVVESIKAVSDLYAPISGTVVGVNEALFDQPELVNDDPYAEGWMLEVEPADDGEFDELLTAEEYREQTE, from the coding sequence ATGTTCGAAGTACCTGACGACCTGCGGTACATGGAATCGCACGAGTGGACCAGCACCGACGACGTGGCGCGAATCGGTATCACCGACTTCGCCCAGGACGAACTCGGCGACGTGGTGTTCGTGGAACTGCCCGACGAGGGGAGCGAACTCACCAAGGGCGACGAGTTCGGCGTCGTCGAGAGCATCAAGGCGGTGTCGGACCTCTACGCGCCCATCTCGGGCACCGTCGTCGGCGTCAACGAGGCGCTGTTCGACCAGCCCGAACTCGTCAACGACGACCCGTACGCGGAGGGGTGGATGCTCGAAGTCGAACCGGCGGACGACGGAGAGTTCGACGAGCTACTGACGGCAGAGGAGTATCGCGAGCAGACCGAATGA
- a CDS encoding cupin domain-containing protein, which translates to MYSRINLADVDAHEADVADARVKPVGYHLRPAQMRPNVWTFERGESTPYHYQEEQEELYAVLDGRFEFRIEDETLELVPDDYVVVEPQARRRLTAVESGTVLVVGAPNVKDDGVVLDEE; encoded by the coding sequence GTGTACTCACGAATCAATCTCGCGGACGTCGACGCCCACGAGGCGGATGTAGCCGACGCACGCGTGAAACCGGTCGGCTACCACCTCCGTCCCGCGCAGATGCGGCCGAACGTCTGGACGTTCGAGAGAGGCGAATCGACGCCGTACCACTACCAGGAGGAACAAGAGGAGCTGTACGCGGTTCTCGACGGTCGATTCGAGTTCCGAATCGAAGACGAGACGCTCGAACTCGTTCCCGACGACTACGTCGTCGTCGAACCGCAGGCGAGGCGGCGGTTGACCGCCGTCGAGAGCGGGACGGTGCTCGTCGTCGGCGCGCCGAACGTCAAAGACGACGGCGTCGTGCTCGACGAGGAGTAA
- a CDS encoding DUF7838 family putative zinc beta-ribbon protein, with protein MSLEMEHDCPSCGGSQEFYRSASTNVHLGEKTKWRCTECNYGFVLIDGIDSTQ; from the coding sequence ATGAGCCTCGAAATGGAACACGACTGCCCGAGTTGCGGCGGGAGCCAGGAGTTCTACCGCTCGGCCAGTACGAACGTCCACCTCGGCGAGAAGACGAAGTGGCGCTGCACCGAGTGCAACTACGGATTCGTCCTCATCGACGGCATCGACAGCACGCAGTAA
- the gcvT gene encoding glycine cleavage system aminomethyltransferase GcvT yields the protein MAHRKPPLREVHADRGAKFTGFGGWEMPVEFDSIRTEHAAVRDSAGIFDVSHMSEIEVSGPDATELMQRLTTNDVTALDPGDSQYSCITDESGVILDDTVVYALPDELDNSDSADPTYLFIPNAGHDEQMYERWTSHRDEWGLDAAVDDQTEEWAMFAVQGPDAPGLVADAAGSDVLDCSRFEATYAEIAGADCLVARTGYTGEDGFEVLCPWDAAESVWSEFDCQPCGLGARDTLRIEMGFLLSGEDFDPEEEPRNPYEAGIAFTVDLDTEFVGRDALERAKEDGVDERFVGLKLAERGIARHGYELRDESREKIGHVTSGTMSPTLGEAIALGYVRTDHAEPDTRVRVVVRGDEKRAQIVNTPFLENK from the coding sequence ATGGCCCATCGGAAGCCGCCACTGCGGGAGGTCCACGCCGACCGCGGGGCGAAGTTCACCGGGTTCGGCGGGTGGGAGATGCCGGTGGAGTTCGACTCCATCCGCACCGAACACGCCGCGGTCCGCGATTCGGCGGGCATCTTCGACGTCTCGCACATGAGCGAGATCGAGGTGTCCGGGCCGGACGCGACCGAGTTGATGCAGCGACTCACGACCAACGACGTGACGGCGCTCGACCCGGGCGACTCGCAGTACTCCTGCATCACCGACGAGTCGGGCGTCATCCTCGACGACACCGTCGTCTACGCGCTGCCCGACGAGTTGGACAACTCCGACTCGGCGGACCCGACGTATCTGTTCATCCCGAACGCGGGCCACGACGAGCAGATGTACGAGCGGTGGACCAGCCACCGCGACGAGTGGGGTCTCGACGCCGCCGTCGACGACCAGACCGAGGAGTGGGCGATGTTCGCCGTCCAGGGGCCGGACGCGCCCGGCCTCGTCGCCGACGCGGCGGGCTCCGACGTTCTCGACTGCTCGCGGTTCGAGGCGACGTACGCCGAGATTGCGGGCGCGGACTGTCTCGTCGCACGCACGGGCTACACCGGCGAAGACGGTTTCGAGGTGCTCTGTCCGTGGGACGCCGCCGAGTCCGTCTGGAGCGAGTTCGACTGCCAGCCCTGCGGCCTCGGCGCGCGCGACACGCTCCGAATCGAGATGGGGTTCCTGCTGTCCGGAGAGGATTTCGACCCCGAGGAGGAGCCGCGGAACCCCTACGAGGCGGGCATCGCGTTCACCGTCGACCTCGACACCGAGTTCGTCGGGCGCGACGCGCTCGAACGGGCGAAAGAAGACGGCGTCGACGAGCGGTTCGTCGGCCTGAAACTCGCCGAACGCGGCATCGCCCGCCACGGCTACGAACTCCGCGACGAAAGCAGGGAGAAAATCGGTCACGTGACCAGCGGGACGATGAGTCCGACGCTCGGAGAAGCTATCGCGCTGGGCTACGTTCGAACCGACCACGCGGAACCGGACACGCGCGTCCGGGTCGTCGTTCGCGGCGACGAAAAGCGCGCACAGATCGTGAACACACCGTTTCTGGAGAACAAATAG
- a CDS encoding glutathione S-transferase N-terminal domain-containing protein, which produces MVTELYALDGCPYCEKVHDALQENDVDYETHWTEAMHSDRDEVKRVSGQRAVPFLVDTDRGVTMGESENILRYIEKTLAR; this is translated from the coding sequence ATGGTCACCGAACTCTACGCGCTGGACGGCTGTCCGTACTGCGAGAAGGTCCACGACGCGCTGCAGGAGAACGACGTCGATTACGAGACGCACTGGACGGAGGCGATGCACTCCGACCGGGACGAAGTCAAGCGCGTGAGCGGCCAGCGTGCCGTTCCATTTCTCGTCGACACCGACCGCGGAGTGACGATGGGCGAGAGCGAGAACATCCTCCGGTACATCGAGAAGACGCTGGCGCGATGA
- a CDS encoding cob(I)yrinic acid a,c-diamide adenosyltransferase — MKIYTGRGDEGLTDLKDMSRVSKTSPRIEAYGTVDEANALVGTLRPTGYEDIDEILERVQNHLHIIQADFANPDPDEGDPQVREKHVERLEQWIDEIDEELEPLQSFILPGGSESGAALHHARAVVRRAERRAVALASDEPVNDHAVTYLNRLSDALFVFGRAVNAHDGEKEESPTY; from the coding sequence ATGAAGATCTACACCGGCCGCGGTGACGAGGGACTGACCGACCTCAAGGACATGTCGCGCGTCTCGAAGACGAGTCCGCGCATCGAGGCCTACGGCACCGTCGACGAGGCGAACGCGCTCGTCGGCACGCTTCGACCGACCGGCTACGAAGACATCGACGAGATACTCGAACGCGTCCAGAACCATCTGCACATCATCCAGGCGGACTTTGCGAACCCCGACCCCGACGAGGGCGACCCGCAGGTGCGCGAGAAACACGTCGAACGGCTAGAACAGTGGATCGACGAGATAGACGAGGAGCTCGAACCGCTGCAGTCGTTCATCCTGCCGGGCGGGAGCGAGTCGGGGGCGGCGCTGCACCACGCTCGGGCGGTGGTCCGCCGGGCCGAACGCCGCGCCGTCGCGCTCGCCAGCGACGAACCGGTGAACGACCACGCGGTGACGTATCTCAACCGGCTGTCGGACGCGCTGTTCGTCTTCGGACGGGCGGTCAACGCCCACGACGGCGAGAAGGAGGAGTCGCCGACGTACTGA